A window of the Novipirellula caenicola genome harbors these coding sequences:
- a CDS encoding hydroxypyruvate isomerase family protein — protein sequence MPNQLKPSVCIDAVFENVPVGDAIKSVADAGIKAFEFWCWWEKNLDELIQHRDANGMSISACCTKFISLVDPAQRDQYLAGLEESIAAAKQLDCPVLISQVGDFRPDAARQEQHQSLIDGLLAAAPLLEAAGVTLVIEPLNELVDHAGYYLVRSDEAFEIIDRVNSPRVKVVFDIYHQQISEGHVIHNLMQNIDKIGHFHAAGNPGRHELTLGELNYEQIFAAIQSSQYDGYVGLEYWPKHDPSEGLRQVARWFSATS from the coding sequence ATGCCAAATCAACTGAAACCCTCTGTTTGTATCGACGCCGTCTTCGAGAACGTGCCTGTGGGGGATGCGATCAAGTCCGTGGCCGATGCGGGAATCAAGGCATTCGAGTTTTGGTGTTGGTGGGAAAAAAATCTTGACGAACTGATTCAGCATCGCGATGCAAATGGGATGTCGATCTCGGCCTGCTGCACCAAGTTCATTTCGTTGGTCGATCCCGCTCAACGCGATCAATACCTCGCGGGACTCGAAGAATCGATCGCCGCGGCCAAGCAGCTGGATTGCCCTGTACTGATTTCCCAAGTCGGCGATTTTCGCCCCGACGCTGCACGTCAAGAACAGCACCAATCGTTGATCGATGGATTGCTCGCAGCCGCACCGCTGCTCGAAGCCGCGGGCGTCACGCTAGTGATCGAACCGCTGAACGAATTGGTGGATCACGCGGGGTACTATTTGGTTCGCAGCGACGAGGCGTTTGAGATCATCGATCGGGTCAACAGCCCTCGGGTGAAGGTGGTGTTTGACATCTATCACCAACAGATCAGTGAAGGACATGTCATTCACAATTTGATGCAGAACATCGACAAGATCGGACACTTTCACGCCGCAGGAAATCCGGGACGCCACGAATTAACCTTGGGCGAATTGAATTACGAACAAATATTCGCCGCGATTCAATCGAGCCAGTACGACGGTTATGTGGGGCTCGAATATTGGCCCAAGCATGATCCAAGTGAAGGACTTCGTCAGGTCGCTCGCTGGTTCAGTGCAACATCCTAA
- a CDS encoding protein kinase domain-containing protein, which produces MKTTQQVYDFLAPPSQPDDLGMLGSYRVISELGKGGMGYVFRAEDTRLKRTVALKVMNKKIAATPNSRARFIEEARAMAAVHHDNVVVIFEVGERNGTPFMAMELLKGQTLESLNSSKTQLGFEKILDFAKQITRGLAAAHAKQIVHRDIKPANIWIEEGNDRIKILDFGLALAQTPVDRLAGTGSVIGTPGYLSPEQARTDPLDDRSDLYSLGVVLYELCTGRLPLASSSVSGQLVAILSHRPKPIRELNPEIPEPLADLVHRLLAKEARERPASANVLLEELQRAEVECHAKSEVAQAISKLQLGLSEVVSKKQNHDLFDDHSIEAAAEEVPDPFAFPAMPATPAATPSPLAAPAPTVPQSSFGSAAARPVAKKQEPAATIDWKQYAPFIAIAVLALLLIVVAIYAWVASGSSAPPPVAQSGAASPAVAETSGAAQGASNRGNPPAKTAVRKADPSPAAKQQPTAKKGNKKGGGNNNKNNGNNKSNGSNKNQAESSSPKPPAKSEVAQPQPMVSVANSDASQSNMADKNPVDVPPESAAMKNSLPDAATTPEPQPASVPVETIRISSADGNGADSSVRRGAGGGDPMGTNPGIAVQTRNGAELEHAYMRFDLAAISKQRNKIQDAKLVLTLPGDDRPSDATLRLYGVDTPAAERWQESGRFALTWGNSYSKRGLGSLPILAETKITAKDNGNDRQVSIGGSELTEFLRSAKSRSVTLILAGGNADNSLLAFASRERDPNEAPQLVLELPTP; this is translated from the coding sequence ATGAAAACGACCCAGCAAGTCTACGACTTTCTCGCTCCCCCATCGCAACCCGATGATCTGGGGATGCTCGGTTCGTATCGAGTGATCAGTGAGCTGGGTAAGGGGGGAATGGGGTACGTTTTTCGGGCCGAGGACACCCGGCTTAAACGCACCGTCGCCTTGAAGGTGATGAACAAAAAGATTGCGGCGACTCCCAACAGTCGGGCGCGATTCATCGAAGAGGCGCGTGCGATGGCGGCGGTCCATCACGACAACGTGGTGGTGATTTTTGAAGTCGGCGAACGCAACGGCACCCCTTTTATGGCAATGGAGTTGCTCAAAGGGCAGACGCTCGAATCACTCAATTCGAGCAAAACGCAGTTGGGTTTTGAAAAGATTCTCGACTTTGCCAAGCAGATCACACGTGGGCTTGCCGCAGCCCATGCTAAACAGATTGTTCATCGCGACATCAAACCGGCGAATATTTGGATCGAAGAAGGAAACGATCGAATCAAGATTCTTGATTTCGGTCTCGCGCTCGCACAGACTCCGGTGGATCGGCTTGCTGGAACCGGTTCGGTGATTGGCACCCCGGGTTACTTGTCGCCCGAACAAGCACGCACCGATCCGCTGGATGATCGAAGCGATTTGTATAGTCTCGGGGTGGTCTTGTACGAGTTATGTACCGGACGTTTGCCGCTGGCGTCTTCATCGGTCTCGGGGCAATTGGTCGCTATTTTGTCGCACCGACCCAAACCGATTCGTGAACTGAACCCCGAGATTCCCGAACCGCTTGCGGATCTCGTGCATCGATTGTTAGCGAAAGAGGCTCGTGAACGACCTGCGTCAGCCAATGTGTTGCTCGAAGAATTGCAGCGTGCCGAGGTCGAGTGCCATGCCAAATCCGAAGTGGCGCAAGCGATCAGCAAATTGCAGTTGGGGTTGAGCGAGGTCGTCAGCAAAAAACAAAATCACGATCTCTTTGACGACCATTCGATCGAAGCGGCGGCCGAAGAGGTCCCGGATCCGTTTGCGTTTCCTGCGATGCCCGCGACTCCGGCGGCGACCCCAAGTCCGTTAGCGGCTCCGGCCCCCACGGTACCGCAAAGCTCGTTTGGATCCGCGGCGGCGCGACCGGTGGCGAAAAAGCAAGAGCCCGCCGCGACCATTGATTGGAAACAATATGCGCCATTCATCGCCATCGCGGTTTTGGCGTTGTTGCTGATTGTCGTCGCGATCTATGCGTGGGTTGCGAGCGGTTCAAGTGCTCCGCCGCCGGTGGCGCAATCCGGTGCGGCGAGTCCCGCTGTCGCAGAAACCTCCGGGGCGGCGCAGGGAGCTTCTAACCGCGGCAATCCTCCGGCCAAAACTGCGGTTAGAAAAGCGGACCCGTCGCCTGCTGCGAAACAACAACCGACGGCGAAAAAAGGGAACAAGAAAGGGGGCGGCAATAACAATAAAAACAATGGCAACAACAAGAGCAACGGCAGCAATAAAAATCAGGCCGAGTCATCCTCGCCCAAGCCGCCTGCGAAGTCCGAGGTTGCCCAGCCGCAACCGATGGTAAGTGTTGCTAACTCAGACGCTTCGCAATCGAACATGGCGGACAAGAATCCGGTGGACGTGCCGCCAGAATCGGCAGCGATGAAGAACTCATTGCCTGACGCGGCCACCACGCCTGAGCCACAACCCGCTTCGGTTCCCGTCGAGACCATCCGGATCAGTTCCGCCGATGGCAACGGAGCCGATTCCTCGGTGCGTCGTGGCGCAGGCGGCGGTGATCCGATGGGGACCAACCCCGGCATTGCAGTGCAGACGCGAAACGGGGCCGAGCTGGAACATGCCTACATGCGGTTTGATCTTGCTGCGATCAGCAAGCAGCGAAACAAGATTCAAGATGCCAAATTGGTGCTCACGCTGCCGGGCGACGATCGTCCGTCCGATGCGACGTTGCGTCTATACGGCGTGGACACACCGGCTGCCGAGCGGTGGCAGGAATCGGGACGATTTGCGTTGACATGGGGGAATTCGTATTCCAAGCGTGGGCTGGGATCGCTGCCGATTTTGGCCGAGACGAAAATCACTGCCAAAGACAACGGAAATGATCGCCAAGTCTCGATTGGCGGCAGCGAGCTGACCGAGTTTTTACGGAGTGCCAAAAGCCGCTCGGTCACCTTGATCCTGGCCGGTGGCAATGCCGACAACAGCCTGTTGGCGTTTGCGAGCCGTGAACGAGATCCAAACGAAGCTCCCCAATTGGTTCTCGAACTTCCCACCCCCTAG
- a CDS encoding family 16 glycoside hydrolase gives MKMRLSLTIASLCLASLSFGSRPVDAADPGLSDKANQLTESEKRSGWELLFDGSSTDGWRNYKRDDVSDGWKVEDGALIRHSKGAGDLITKEKFDTFELSLQYRISKEGNSGLMFHVVEGEGRPYYTGPEIQIQDNKDGHDPQKAGWLYQLYKPGNAPGEDTPIDATRPAGQWNELYLRIANDQCSVCMNGVRYYNFKIGDKTWNDRVAASKFAQWEGFGEAGEGHLCLQDHGDVVAYRNIKIRRLKDGQPVKQPIDGKLGMKSVLAFPNLQWDQWDAVDDAGQVRPLRLIELTYAKGMPERLYTISQRGMIWTFENKPDVTESQLVLDLREKVYDWQKRGANEQGLLGLAMHPEFKSNRKFYVYYSLADAKKSIISCFTMSKDNPHQADPESEVVLMEIDQPFQNHNGGSIEFGPDGYLYIGLGDGGLRNDPYEAGQDLSKILGKILRIDVDNAGDGKAYAIPADNPFVNTSGALPEIYAYGLRNPWRIAFDPASGRLWAGDVGQELWEEVDVITKGGNYGWSSREGTHPFGNQPVPESVSEPIEPVWEYDHEIGKSITGGRVYRSDRNADLNGKYIYADYVTGSVWALSYDPETGKATRNDQVIPDSIPVLAFGQDAAGEVYYLTNSVRGECIYRFDAAK, from the coding sequence ATGAAAATGCGGCTTAGCCTCACGATCGCCAGCCTTTGTCTGGCCAGCCTCTCCTTTGGATCACGGCCCGTTGACGCTGCGGATCCTGGCCTCAGCGACAAGGCCAATCAATTGACCGAGTCCGAGAAACGTAGCGGATGGGAACTCTTGTTTGACGGATCGAGCACCGACGGATGGCGAAACTACAAACGCGATGACGTGTCAGACGGCTGGAAAGTCGAAGACGGAGCGTTGATTCGTCACAGCAAGGGTGCTGGCGACTTGATCACCAAGGAAAAATTCGACACCTTCGAACTTTCGCTGCAATATAGGATCAGCAAAGAGGGCAACAGCGGGCTGATGTTCCACGTTGTCGAAGGCGAGGGACGCCCGTACTACACCGGCCCCGAAATCCAGATCCAAGACAACAAAGACGGGCACGATCCGCAAAAGGCGGGTTGGCTGTACCAGCTGTACAAACCCGGCAATGCTCCTGGTGAAGACACTCCGATTGACGCTACCCGCCCGGCCGGCCAATGGAATGAACTGTACTTGCGTATCGCTAACGATCAGTGCAGCGTCTGCATGAACGGCGTGCGTTACTACAATTTCAAAATCGGTGACAAGACCTGGAACGACCGAGTGGCCGCCAGCAAGTTCGCCCAATGGGAAGGCTTCGGCGAAGCGGGCGAAGGCCATTTGTGTCTGCAAGACCACGGCGACGTGGTGGCGTACCGCAACATCAAGATCCGGCGACTCAAAGATGGCCAACCCGTCAAACAACCGATCGACGGAAAACTTGGCATGAAAAGCGTCTTGGCGTTTCCTAATCTGCAGTGGGATCAATGGGATGCCGTTGACGACGCCGGCCAAGTCCGCCCGTTGCGGTTGATTGAATTGACCTACGCCAAAGGCATGCCCGAGCGACTCTACACGATCTCGCAACGCGGCATGATTTGGACGTTCGAAAACAAACCAGACGTCACTGAGTCCCAATTGGTGCTGGATTTACGCGAGAAGGTTTACGACTGGCAAAAACGGGGCGCAAACGAACAAGGGCTGTTGGGACTTGCCATGCACCCCGAATTCAAAAGCAACCGAAAGTTCTATGTCTACTACTCGTTGGCGGATGCCAAAAAGTCGATCATCTCTTGCTTCACGATGTCTAAGGACAATCCTCATCAAGCCGATCCCGAATCCGAAGTGGTGCTGATGGAGATCGACCAACCGTTCCAAAATCACAATGGCGGCAGCATCGAATTTGGCCCTGATGGCTATTTGTATATCGGACTCGGCGATGGCGGACTTCGCAACGATCCCTACGAAGCCGGCCAAGATCTGAGCAAGATTCTCGGTAAAATCCTACGGATCGATGTCGATAACGCGGGCGACGGCAAAGCCTATGCGATCCCCGCAGACAACCCGTTCGTGAATACCTCGGGCGCGCTACCGGAAATCTATGCCTATGGACTTCGCAACCCATGGCGAATCGCGTTTGACCCCGCCTCGGGTCGTCTGTGGGCCGGCGATGTCGGGCAAGAATTGTGGGAAGAAGTCGACGTGATCACCAAAGGCGGAAACTATGGCTGGAGCAGCCGCGAAGGCACGCACCCGTTTGGCAACCAACCGGTGCCCGAAAGCGTCAGCGAGCCGATTGAACCGGTGTGGGAATACGACCACGAAATCGGTAAATCGATTACCGGCGGCCGTGTTTACCGCAGCGACCGCAATGCGGATCTAAACGGCAAATACATCTACGCCGACTACGTCACCGGCAGCGTATGGGCACTGTCCTACGACCCGGAAACGGGCAAAGCGACTCGCAACGACCAAGTCATCCCCGACAGCATCCCGGTGTTGGCGTTCGGACAAGACGCAGCGGGCGAGGTCTACTACCTGACCAACAGCGTCCGCGGCGAATGCATCTACCGCTTCGACGCAGCCAAGTAA
- a CDS encoding FKBP-type peptidyl-prolyl cis-trans isomerase, with protein sequence MAQDDAAKTEEAPRKYVEQADEIGYFLGVSLGQQMSNQGFQAEDMNFQTLIEGLKDGLASNDPAMGDDQLREVQGKMETMLRKRQEEAMLRNKEKGKLWLEQNAKKEGVKTLEGGVQYSVIKEGTGASPTASDKVKVHYTGKLIDGTVFDSSVARGTPAEFMVGQVIQGWQMALQEMKVGSKWMLYIPSELAYGERGSQGAIGPNEVLVFEVELLDIL encoded by the coding sequence ATGGCACAAGACGACGCCGCCAAAACAGAAGAAGCACCCCGGAAATACGTAGAACAGGCTGACGAGATCGGCTATTTCTTGGGCGTTTCACTTGGCCAACAAATGAGCAATCAAGGCTTCCAAGCCGAGGACATGAATTTCCAAACGCTGATCGAAGGCTTGAAGGACGGATTGGCCAGCAATGATCCCGCGATGGGCGATGATCAGTTGCGTGAAGTTCAAGGCAAGATGGAAACAATGCTTCGCAAACGCCAAGAAGAAGCGATGTTGCGAAACAAAGAAAAAGGCAAGCTTTGGCTTGAGCAGAACGCCAAGAAAGAAGGCGTGAAAACGCTTGAAGGCGGTGTTCAGTACTCGGTGATCAAAGAAGGTACCGGTGCCTCGCCGACCGCGTCGGACAAGGTCAAGGTTCACTACACCGGCAAACTGATCGACGGCACCGTGTTTGACAGCTCGGTGGCTCGCGGAACCCCTGCGGAATTCATGGTCGGCCAAGTCATCCAAGGCTGGCAGATGGCACTGCAGGAAATGAAGGTGGGCTCGAAATGGATGCTCTACATCCCTTCGGAACTAGCCTACGGCGAACGCGGCAGCCAGGGAGCGATCGGCCCCAACGAAGTGCTCGTCTTTGAAGTCGAATTGCTCGACATTCTGTAG
- a CDS encoding serine/threonine-protein kinase: MPSSQITDYVLGTILGVGTVGTIYEATEKETGERVAIKKLHPGVSRDKLIRARFRREVTILQRLRHPNIIASFGGGEASDGQLYYIMELVEGGTVGELLEARGRLDWQVVVDVARQICSALQCAHNHGVIHRDLKPGNLFLTKSAIVKLGDFGIARDLHDNDITTTGLTVGTHAYMSPEQITGDAMISGKTDLYALGCCLFEMLTGRKPFLGENFAQLFEQHLHAKPPRIRDLLPECPPELDEIVDQLLRKLPDDRPFNARSVQGVMLEMGEKYDLHAESIPDGLGKDVAAESVTEKGRQILEQQISARLNQATNPEVSWGRLLLVAAVIGGMVIAAIVFAP, encoded by the coding sequence GTGCCTTCTTCACAAATCACCGATTACGTGCTTGGGACCATTCTAGGGGTCGGCACCGTCGGTACGATTTATGAAGCGACGGAGAAAGAGACTGGCGAACGGGTTGCAATCAAAAAATTGCATCCCGGTGTTAGTCGTGACAAGCTGATCCGAGCTCGCTTTCGCCGTGAAGTCACGATTCTGCAACGTTTGCGTCATCCCAACATCATCGCCTCCTTTGGCGGAGGCGAAGCCAGTGATGGGCAGCTCTATTACATCATGGAGCTGGTGGAAGGGGGCACGGTGGGTGAGTTGCTCGAGGCGCGAGGACGGCTTGATTGGCAGGTCGTGGTCGATGTGGCTCGGCAAATCTGTTCCGCCCTGCAGTGTGCTCACAACCACGGCGTCATTCACCGCGATTTGAAGCCTGGCAATCTGTTTCTGACGAAGTCGGCGATTGTTAAATTAGGCGATTTCGGCATCGCCCGTGATTTGCACGACAACGATATCACGACCACCGGATTGACGGTCGGCACCCACGCTTACATGTCGCCCGAGCAGATTACCGGCGATGCGATGATTTCGGGTAAAACCGATCTGTACGCGCTCGGCTGCTGTCTATTTGAGATGTTGACCGGGCGAAAGCCGTTTTTGGGCGAAAATTTTGCCCAGTTGTTCGAGCAGCATCTGCACGCCAAGCCGCCGCGAATCCGCGATCTGCTGCCCGAGTGTCCCCCCGAGCTCGATGAAATTGTCGACCAATTGCTGCGCAAGCTGCCCGACGATCGCCCCTTTAACGCTCGCTCGGTCCAAGGCGTGATGTTGGAAATGGGCGAAAAGTACGATTTGCACGCGGAATCGATTCCCGACGGGTTGGGCAAGGATGTGGCGGCGGAATCGGTCACCGAAAAGGGACGCCAAATTCTCGAGCAACAAATCAGTGCCCGACTGAATCAGGCTACCAATCCCGAGGTCAGCTGGGGCCGGTTGCTGTTGGTCGCGGCCGTGATTGGCGGCATGGTAATTGCCGCAATTGTCTTTGCACCGTAA
- the rplU gene encoding 50S ribosomal protein L21 gives MYAIVVDGGRQYRVEPGMEVDIDFRDLSQGSEITFEKVLAVSADDGLKLGSPTLDGASVTASVIGPKKDKKIYIQKFRRRKHSKRRTGHRQIHTRVKIEKIAV, from the coding sequence ATGTACGCTATCGTTGTAGATGGTGGCCGCCAATACCGCGTCGAACCTGGCATGGAAGTAGACATCGACTTCCGCGATCTTTCCCAAGGTTCCGAAATTACCTTCGAAAAAGTCCTCGCGGTTAGCGCCGACGACGGTTTGAAGCTTGGTTCGCCCACCTTGGATGGTGCCTCGGTTACCGCATCGGTGATTGGCCCCAAGAAAGACAAAAAGATCTATATCCAAAAGTTTCGTCGTCGCAAGCACAGCAAGCGTCGTACCGGACATCGCCAAATTCACACGCGTGTCAAGATCGAAAAGATCGCTGTTTAA
- a CDS encoding sulfatase-like hydrolase/transferase has translation MLLHWPQNRSSLFLPIAALVLVVAGTMRSTPAVIAADRPNFVWIMSEDNSKHYLRHFDPDGAPAPNIEALAEHGITFDRAFSCAPVCSVARTTLITACYAPRIGTQFHRRSKMAAMPEGLKMFPAYLHDAGYYTTNNSKEDYNAQKSPDPWNESSRKASWKKRPDKSMPFFHVVTSALSHEGRLHFPEKAMATPPQTDPASVKLQPYFPDTDTFRYTRASYHDRMTAIDQVVGQVVDELKNAGELENTFIFYFGDHGGVLPRSKGYVYEAGLHVPLVVRVPERWKDLVSRELGSRTNGFVEFVDFGPTVLNLAGVDVPSGVDGKAFLGRGIDVAEVDARNETFGYADRFDEKYDLVRSLRIGNIKYMRHFEPYYPDGLQNNYRYKMLAYQQWRQLHAEGKLNEVQSQFFRPKAVEALFDLENDPHETLNLANDPSAQATLKKMRARLDSRLKAMPDLSFIPEAVLYESAMENPTEFGQQNKERIAKLIDTANLALLPFDEAENQLRDAISSSDPWVRYWGFVAASSIGLNAKPLTSEVKKHLADEQPLVALRAIEFMALLSDEDVRPALYETIQRASNEPELLQILNTAAYLNDFFGDRLTLDVEKVKSSIKLSKDGEVKDRLDYFSSK, from the coding sequence ATGTTGCTTCATTGGCCCCAGAATCGATCCTCCTTGTTCCTGCCAATCGCCGCCCTGGTCCTTGTCGTGGCGGGAACCATGCGGAGCACCCCCGCGGTGATCGCTGCAGATCGCCCCAACTTTGTCTGGATCATGTCCGAGGACAACTCGAAACATTATCTGCGACATTTTGATCCCGATGGGGCCCCGGCGCCCAATATCGAGGCGTTGGCCGAGCATGGCATCACGTTTGACCGAGCGTTTTCATGCGCCCCGGTCTGCTCGGTGGCTCGCACCACGCTGATCACCGCCTGCTACGCGCCACGGATCGGCACCCAGTTTCACCGCCGCTCGAAAATGGCGGCGATGCCCGAGGGACTCAAGATGTTCCCGGCCTACCTGCATGACGCCGGCTACTACACGACCAACAACAGCAAGGAAGATTACAACGCCCAGAAATCGCCAGACCCTTGGAATGAATCGTCCCGAAAGGCGAGCTGGAAAAAACGGCCTGACAAATCGATGCCGTTTTTCCATGTGGTGACCTCGGCATTGTCGCACGAAGGCCGGCTGCATTTCCCTGAAAAGGCGATGGCCACTCCGCCGCAAACCGATCCGGCGTCGGTCAAATTGCAACCGTATTTTCCTGACACCGATACATTCCGCTACACGCGAGCGAGCTACCACGATCGCATGACGGCGATCGACCAGGTCGTCGGACAGGTCGTGGATGAATTGAAGAATGCAGGTGAACTCGAAAACACATTTATCTTTTACTTTGGCGATCACGGCGGCGTGCTGCCCCGATCCAAAGGCTATGTCTATGAAGCCGGGTTACACGTGCCGCTTGTCGTTCGAGTCCCCGAGCGATGGAAAGATTTGGTTTCGCGCGAACTAGGCTCTCGCACCAATGGGTTCGTCGAGTTTGTTGACTTTGGCCCCACGGTGCTGAACCTTGCTGGCGTTGACGTTCCTAGCGGTGTCGATGGCAAGGCGTTCTTAGGACGCGGCATCGACGTCGCCGAAGTCGATGCTCGCAACGAAACGTTTGGCTATGCCGATCGCTTTGACGAAAAATATGATTTGGTGCGTTCGCTGCGAATCGGGAACATCAAATACATGCGTCACTTCGAACCGTATTATCCTGACGGACTGCAAAACAACTATCGCTACAAAATGCTCGCCTACCAACAATGGCGACAACTGCACGCCGAAGGCAAACTGAACGAAGTCCAAAGCCAATTCTTTCGCCCCAAAGCGGTCGAAGCATTGTTCGATCTTGAGAACGACCCGCACGAAACCCTCAACCTTGCGAACGATCCCTCCGCCCAGGCAACCTTGAAAAAGATGCGAGCAAGACTGGACTCGCGACTCAAAGCGATGCCTGACCTGAGCTTCATCCCCGAAGCAGTGCTGTACGAATCGGCAATGGAAAACCCAACCGAATTTGGTCAGCAGAACAAAGAGCGTATTGCCAAACTGATCGACACAGCGAACCTCGCCTTGTTGCCATTCGACGAAGCTGAGAATCAACTGCGTGACGCGATCTCGAGCAGCGATCCATGGGTTCGCTACTGGGGCTTTGTCGCGGCATCCAGTATTGGATTAAACGCAAAACCTTTGACGAGCGAAGTCAAAAAGCATCTCGCCGACGAACAACCGCTGGTTGCCCTGCGTGCGATCGAATTCATGGCGTTACTGAGCGACGAGGATGTGCGACCGGCGCTCTACGAAACGATCCAGCGTGCGAGCAACGAGCCTGAACTGTTACAAATTCTGAACACGGCTGCTTACTTGAACGACTTCTTTGGCGATCGATTGACGCTTGATGTGGAAAAAGTGAAATCAAGCATCAAGCTGAGCAAGGACGGCGAAGTCAAAGACCGTCTGGACTATTTCTCGTCGAAGTAA
- a CDS encoding ABC transporter ATP-binding protein → MTTVNRETSLQVENLSKSYPTVGEPLQVLSNVSLSLVGGDSLAIVGPSGCGKSTLLQILGTLDHPDQGTVRIDGQDPFALTEKELAGFRNQHVGFVFQDHHLLPQLTVLENVLVPALAQGSPAAERFTHAEHLLESVGLVERRAHLPSELSGGERERVAIARALLMRPSLVLADEPTGNLDRRTADSVTELLLDLPSSQGVILVVVTHSHSLAESLKQSRELRDGQLV, encoded by the coding sequence GTGACGACGGTTAATCGCGAAACTTCTTTGCAGGTCGAGAATCTCTCGAAGTCGTATCCAACGGTGGGCGAGCCGCTACAGGTATTGAGCAACGTGTCGCTGTCGTTGGTCGGCGGCGACTCGCTTGCGATCGTCGGACCGAGCGGCTGCGGAAAAAGTACACTGCTGCAAATCCTGGGGACGCTTGACCATCCCGATCAAGGCACGGTGCGGATTGACGGCCAGGATCCGTTTGCGTTGACCGAAAAAGAGCTGGCCGGGTTTCGCAACCAGCACGTCGGATTTGTGTTTCAGGACCACCATTTGTTGCCGCAGCTAACCGTGCTCGAAAATGTGCTGGTTCCTGCATTGGCACAAGGAAGTCCCGCAGCCGAACGGTTCACGCATGCCGAACATCTGCTCGAAAGTGTGGGGTTGGTCGAGCGGCGAGCTCATCTGCCAAGCGAGTTGTCCGGTGGCGAGCGAGAGCGGGTTGCGATCGCGCGGGCGCTGTTAATGCGGCCGTCCTTGGTCTTGGCCGACGAACCCACCGGCAACCTGGACCGCCGCACCGCGGACTCGGTCACCGAATTATTGCTTGATCTGCCCAGCAGCCAGGGGGTTATCCTAGTCGTTGTCACTCACAGCCACTCACTCGCCGAGTCGTTAAAACAGAGTCGCGAGCTTCGCGATGGCCAATTGGTCTAG
- a CDS encoding prenyltransferase/squalene oxidase repeat-containing protein — MSDNQAPQSYLHELTLRLAIGAQGLSPEIRQAHANWLVAQQRDDGGFAGREGESDPYYTAFALRGLWILDGMTPEVGERAARFLRGCMQRRESIIDLISLVFAAAICELSVGAVVIADEDDSWRTNIADLLATLRTSDGGFAKTPEGRAGSTYQTFLSVLCHELIEVPVPDTDGILRFLESQAHVDGGFLEIRAAKRPGVNPTAAAIGTLKSLGRLDAIDHTATIEFLSEMQSDEGGMTANTRIPFADLLSTCTGLITLVDLDATSVVDVVSIQKYARMMQRSPGGFVGLSLDDTTDVEYTFYGIASLALCESVIQG; from the coding sequence GTGAGCGACAATCAGGCTCCGCAAAGCTACCTGCACGAGTTGACCTTGCGTTTGGCGATTGGCGCGCAAGGGTTATCGCCCGAGATTCGCCAAGCTCATGCAAACTGGCTCGTCGCGCAGCAGCGTGACGATGGCGGTTTCGCAGGACGCGAAGGCGAAAGCGATCCCTACTACACCGCCTTTGCATTGCGGGGGCTGTGGATTTTGGATGGGATGACGCCCGAGGTAGGGGAACGGGCCGCTCGCTTTTTGCGTGGCTGTATGCAGCGCCGCGAATCGATCATCGATCTGATTTCGCTGGTGTTTGCTGCCGCCATCTGTGAATTGTCTGTCGGCGCCGTGGTGATCGCGGACGAAGATGATTCATGGCGAACCAATATTGCTGATTTGCTGGCCACACTGCGGACCAGTGATGGCGGTTTCGCTAAAACCCCCGAAGGCCGAGCCGGTAGCACCTATCAGACGTTTTTGTCGGTGTTGTGTCACGAGTTGATTGAAGTGCCGGTTCCCGACACCGACGGCATCCTGCGATTTCTCGAGTCTCAAGCCCATGTCGATGGCGGGTTTCTGGAAATTCGAGCCGCAAAACGACCTGGGGTAAATCCCACCGCTGCCGCGATCGGGACGCTCAAGTCGCTTGGCCGACTCGATGCGATCGATCACACCGCGACGATCGAATTTTTGTCCGAGATGCAATCCGACGAAGGGGGGATGACCGCGAACACGCGAATCCCATTTGCGGATCTATTGAGTACGTGCACAGGGTTGATCACGTTGGTCGATCTGGATGCCACATCTGTCGTGGATGTCGTCTCGATCCAAAAGTACGCTCGCATGATGCAGCGAAGCCCGGGCGGGTTTGTCGGGCTGTCGTTGGACGACACGACCGATGTCGAATACACGTTTTATGGAATCGCAAGCCTCGCGTTATGTGAAAGCGTGATTCAAGGCTAA